In Endozoicomonas sp. GU-1, one DNA window encodes the following:
- the rplO gene encoding 50S ribosomal protein L15: MRLNTLSPAEGSRKEGKRVGRGIGSGLGKTCGRGHKGQKSRSGGSVKPGFEGGQQPLQRRLPKFGFTSRKARFTAEIRLHELNKVEADVIDLAALKAADLVSGSIQRAKVVLSGELAKAVTIKGLAVTKGARAAIEAAGGKIED, translated from the coding sequence ATGCGTTTGAATACTCTGAGCCCGGCTGAAGGTAGCCGCAAAGAGGGTAAGCGCGTAGGTCGTGGCATCGGCTCCGGCCTGGGCAAGACCTGTGGCCGTGGCCACAAGGGTCAGAAGTCCCGTTCCGGTGGTTCTGTCAAGCCAGGCTTCGAAGGCGGTCAGCAGCCACTGCAGCGTCGTCTGCCAAAGTTTGGCTTTACTTCACGCAAAGCGCGTTTTACTGCTGAGATTCGTCTGCACGAACTGAACAAGGTTGAAGCAGACGTGATCGATCTGGCAGCGCTGAAAGCGGCTGACCTGGTCAGCGGTAGCATCCAGCGCGCCAAAGTGGTACTGTCTGGCGAATTGGCTAAAGCAGTCACCATCAAAGGTCTGGCTGTTACCAAAGGCGCCCGTGCTGCGATTGAAGCTGCCGGTGGTAAGATCGAGGACTAA
- the rpsM gene encoding 30S ribosomal protein S13, with translation MARIAGVNIPDNKHAVISLTYIFGIGKTSAQQLCVATGVNPSAKVSELSEDQLESLRTEVAKLNVEGDLRREISMNIKRLMDLGCYRGLRHRRSLPVRGQRSKTNARTRKGPRKPIRK, from the coding sequence ATGGCCCGTATTGCTGGCGTCAACATTCCAGATAACAAACATGCCGTTATCTCGTTGACCTACATTTTTGGTATCGGTAAGACTTCAGCTCAGCAGCTTTGTGTTGCCACTGGCGTTAACCCGTCTGCCAAAGTATCTGAATTAAGCGAAGATCAGCTGGAATCCCTGCGTACTGAAGTTGCAAAACTCAACGTAGAAGGTGACCTGCGTCGCGAAATCAGCATGAACATCAAGCGCCTGATGGACCTGGGTTGCTACCGTGGCCTTCGCCACCGTCGCAGTCTGCCGGTTCGTGGTCAGCGCTCGAAGACCAATGCCCGTACTCGTAAGGGTCCGCGCAAACCGATTCGTAAATAA
- the rpsK gene encoding 30S ribosomal protein S11, with translation MAKPGTRTRKKVKKSVVDGIAHIHASFNNTIVTITDRQGNALSWATAGGSGFRGSRKSTPFAAQVAAERAGRAAAEFGLKNLDVNVKGPGPGRESAVRALNACGFKINNITDVTPIPHNGCRPPKKRRV, from the coding sequence ATGGCAAAGCCAGGTACTCGTACACGTAAGAAAGTTAAAAAGTCGGTTGTGGATGGCATCGCCCATATTCACGCCTCTTTTAACAACACTATCGTGACAATTACCGACCGCCAGGGTAATGCACTCTCCTGGGCAACTGCAGGTGGCTCCGGCTTCCGTGGTTCCCGTAAGAGCACGCCATTCGCTGCGCAGGTTGCAGCCGAGCGTGCCGGACGTGCCGCCGCTGAGTTCGGTCTGAAGAATTTGGACGTGAATGTTAAAGGGCCTGGTCCAGGCCGTGAATCCGCTGTACGCGCGCTTAACGCTTGTGGTTTCAAGATCAATAACATCACTGATGTTACCCCGATCCCACACAATGGTTGTCGTCCGCCCAAGAAGCGTCGTGTATAA
- the rpmJ gene encoding 50S ribosomal protein L36, with the protein MKVRASVKKICRNCKIIKRKGNVRVICQEPRHKQRQG; encoded by the coding sequence ATGAAAGTACGTGCGTCGGTTAAAAAAATCTGCCGCAACTGCAAGATCATCAAGCGTAAGGGTAATGTACGTGTGATCTGTCAGGAGCCACGTCACAAACAGCGTCAGGGCTAA
- the rlmE gene encoding 23S rRNA (uridine(2552)-2'-O)-methyltransferase RlmE — translation MARSKSSGRWLKEHFDDHYVKQSQKDGWRSRASYKLLEIQEKDKLFRPGIRVVDLGAAPGGWSQVAVELAGDQGRVVASDILPMDPIAGVDFVQGDFTEDAVLEQILETIGSDRVDLVISDMAPNMSGALSVDQPNAMYLVELALDLSRQVLRKGGVFLVKVFQGEGFDAYLKDMKTSFDKVQTRKPTASRARSREVYLLASGFRG, via the coding sequence ATGGCGAGATCCAAAAGTAGTGGTCGCTGGTTAAAAGAGCACTTTGATGACCACTATGTAAAGCAGTCGCAAAAAGATGGCTGGCGATCCAGGGCCAGTTATAAACTTCTGGAAATTCAGGAGAAGGATAAACTCTTTCGCCCGGGTATCCGGGTGGTTGATCTGGGTGCGGCACCCGGTGGCTGGTCTCAGGTAGCAGTTGAGTTAGCGGGTGATCAGGGGCGGGTGGTTGCTTCTGATATTCTGCCAATGGATCCTATCGCCGGGGTTGACTTTGTTCAGGGTGACTTCACAGAAGACGCGGTGCTGGAACAAATACTCGAAACCATCGGTTCGGACCGGGTAGACCTTGTAATTTCCGATATGGCCCCCAATATGAGTGGAGCACTCTCTGTTGATCAGCCCAATGCCATGTACCTTGTGGAACTGGCACTGGATCTGTCCAGGCAGGTGTTGCGTAAAGGAGGTGTGTTTCTGGTTAAGGTGTTTCAGGGTGAAGGCTTTGATGCCTATCTGAAAGATATGAAAACCAGCTTTGACAAAGTGCAGACCCGCAAGCCAACGGCTTCCAGGGCGCGCTCAAGAGAAGTATATCTACTGGCCTCGGGCTTCAGGGGATAA
- the rpmD gene encoding 50S ribosomal protein L30, with the protein MAEKMIKVTLVKSTNGRLESHKACVRGLGLRRINHTVEVEDTPSVRGMINKVSYLVRVEGE; encoded by the coding sequence ATGGCTGAGAAGATGATCAAAGTGACGCTCGTGAAGAGCACTAACGGTCGCCTCGAAAGCCACAAGGCTTGCGTACGGGGTCTGGGCCTGCGTCGTATCAACCACACTGTTGAAGTGGAAGACACTCCTTCAGTTCGTGGCATGATCAACAAGGTATCCTACCTTGTCCGGGTAGAAGGAGAATAA
- the rplQ gene encoding 50S ribosomal protein L17 encodes MRHRKSGRKLNRNSSHRKAMFKNMAASLVEHEVIKTTLPKAKELRRVAEPLITLAKEDSVANRRLAFDRLRNKAAVGKLFTDLGPRFKERPGGYIRIIKCGFRHGDNAPMAYVELLDRPAVAAVESADEE; translated from the coding sequence ATGCGTCATCGTAAGAGTGGCCGCAAGCTTAACCGGAACAGTTCTCATCGCAAAGCGATGTTCAAGAATATGGCTGCTTCCCTGGTTGAGCACGAAGTAATCAAGACAACACTGCCAAAAGCGAAAGAGCTGCGCCGTGTTGCTGAACCGCTGATCACCCTGGCTAAGGAAGACAGCGTTGCTAACCGTCGGCTGGCGTTCGATCGTCTCCGTAACAAGGCTGCGGTAGGCAAACTGTTTACTGATCTGGGTCCGCGTTTCAAAGAGCGTCCAGGCGGTTACATCCGTATCATCAAGTGCGGATTCCGTCATGGTGACAACGCGCCTATGGCTTATGTCGAGTTGCTGGATCGTCCTGCTGTTGCAGCAGTAGAGTCCGCTGACGAAGAATAA
- a CDS encoding PH domain-containing protein, giving the protein MVVLTNHRLILIDKQGLTGRKVEYRSIPYKSIIMFTVESVGHFDLDAELKLWISGQPESMQMEFNSKTNIYKLQALLAAKVAGQ; this is encoded by the coding sequence ATGGTGGTTTTGACCAATCACCGGTTGATTCTGATCGACAAGCAGGGGCTTACCGGACGCAAGGTTGAATATCGCTCAATACCTTATAAGTCGATCATTATGTTTACTGTTGAGTCTGTAGGCCATTTTGATCTGGATGCTGAACTGAAACTATGGATTTCCGGCCAGCCAGAGTCAATGCAGATGGAATTTAACAGCAAAACCAATATTTATAAGCTTCAGGCACTCCTGGCGGCAAAAGTGGCAGGGCAGTAG
- a CDS encoding DNA-directed RNA polymerase subunit alpha has translation MQNSVTEFLTPRHIDVEEISLTRAKVTLEPLERGFGHTLGNALRRILLSSMPGCAVTEVEIDGVQHEYSAIEGVQEDVIEILLNLKGLAIRMTGRDSVTLTLSKKGEGVVTAADIQLDHDVEIVNPDHVIAHMNNKGNLNMKLKVARGRGYESADSRRQDEEETRAIGRLQLDATYSPVYRVSYVVESARVEQRTDLDKLVIDLETNGTLDPDEAIRRAATILQQQLAVFVDLEGESEPEPVKEEDEVDPILLRPVDDLELTVRSANCLKAENIYYIGDLIQRTEVELLKTPNLGKKSLTEIKDVLASRGLSLGMRLDNWPPASLKSDDKVSA, from the coding sequence ATGCAGAATTCGGTTACTGAATTTCTAACTCCTCGACACATTGATGTTGAGGAAATCAGTCTGACACGGGCAAAGGTCACCCTGGAGCCGCTGGAACGTGGTTTTGGGCATACCTTAGGCAATGCCCTGCGTCGCATTCTTCTTTCCTCTATGCCCGGTTGTGCCGTGACTGAGGTAGAGATTGATGGCGTGCAGCATGAATACAGTGCTATTGAAGGTGTTCAGGAAGACGTTATTGAAATCCTGCTCAACCTCAAAGGCCTGGCTATTCGCATGACTGGCCGTGACAGCGTTACTCTGACTCTGAGCAAAAAAGGCGAGGGTGTCGTTACTGCTGCTGACATCCAGCTGGACCACGATGTTGAAATCGTGAATCCTGATCATGTTATTGCCCACATGAATAACAAGGGTAATCTCAACATGAAGCTGAAGGTTGCTCGTGGTCGTGGGTATGAATCAGCCGACAGCCGTCGTCAGGATGAAGAGGAAACTCGCGCTATCGGCCGTCTGCAGCTGGATGCCACCTATAGCCCTGTATACCGTGTTTCCTATGTCGTAGAAAGTGCTCGTGTAGAACAGCGTACTGACCTCGACAAGCTGGTTATCGATCTGGAAACCAATGGTACTCTGGATCCTGATGAAGCCATCCGTCGTGCTGCTACTATTCTGCAGCAGCAGCTGGCGGTATTCGTGGATCTGGAAGGTGAGTCCGAGCCAGAGCCTGTGAAGGAAGAAGACGAGGTTGATCCGATTCTTCTCCGTCCGGTTGATGATCTCGAACTGACCGTACGTAGTGCTAACTGCCTGAAGGCAGAGAATATCTACTACATTGGTGACCTGATCCAGCGCACTGAAGTTGAGTTGCTCAAGACCCCGAACCTGGGTAAGAAGTCCCTGACTGAAATCAAGGACGTTCTGGCCTCCCGTGGTCTGAGCTTGGGTATGCGTCTTGATAACTGGCCACCTGCCAGTTTGAAGAGCGACGATAAGGTTTCTGCTTAA
- the rplR gene encoding 50S ribosomal protein L18, whose translation MMDKKSSRLRRALRARVKMRELGAIRLSIHRTPRHIYAQVIAADGDKVLASASTVEKELRGDATGNVEAAKKVGALVAERAKAAGVTKVAFDRSGFKYHGRVKALADAAREGGLEF comes from the coding sequence ATGATGGACAAGAAATCTTCTCGCCTGCGTCGTGCCCTTCGTGCAAGGGTTAAGATGCGTGAGCTGGGTGCCATTCGTCTGAGCATTCATCGTACGCCTCGCCACATCTATGCGCAGGTTATCGCCGCTGACGGCGACAAAGTGCTGGCATCTGCCTCCACTGTTGAAAAAGAACTGCGTGGCGACGCTACCGGTAACGTAGAAGCGGCCAAGAAAGTTGGTGCCCTGGTTGCTGAGCGTGCCAAGGCGGCGGGTGTGACCAAGGTGGCGTTTGACCGCTCTGGTTTCAAATATCACGGTCGTGTCAAGGCGCTTGCCGATGCAGCCCGTGAAGGCGGACTGGAATTCTAA
- the rpsE gene encoding 30S ribosomal protein S5: protein MARERDERKPNNDEGLIEKLVQVNRVAKVVKGGRIFGFTALTVVGDGKGKVGFGRGKAREVPIAIQKAMEAARRNMIHVDLNGDTLQYPVKARHGASKVYMQPASAGTGVIAGGAMRAVLEVAGVHNVLAKCYGSTNPVNVVRATFNGLRDMRSPEGVAAKRGKSVEDILG, encoded by the coding sequence ATGGCAAGAGAAAGAGATGAGCGTAAGCCTAACAACGACGAAGGCTTGATTGAGAAGCTGGTACAGGTTAACCGTGTCGCCAAAGTGGTGAAAGGTGGCCGTATCTTTGGCTTCACAGCGCTGACTGTCGTTGGTGATGGCAAGGGTAAGGTTGGTTTTGGTCGCGGTAAAGCCCGTGAAGTGCCAATCGCTATCCAGAAAGCTATGGAAGCTGCCCGTCGCAACATGATTCATGTTGACCTGAACGGTGACACCCTGCAGTACCCGGTTAAAGCCCGTCACGGTGCTTCCAAGGTTTACATGCAGCCAGCATCTGCTGGTACCGGTGTTATCGCCGGTGGTGCAATGCGTGCCGTTCTTGAAGTGGCTGGCGTACACAACGTACTGGCCAAGTGCTACGGTTCTACCAATCCGGTGAACGTGGTTCGTGCTACTTTTAACGGTCTGCGCGACATGCGTTCTCCTGAAGGCGTTGCTGCCAAGCGTGGCAAGTCGGTTGAGGATATCCTGGGGTAA
- a CDS encoding YhbY family RNA-binding protein, whose product MSLNAARKKHFRTIGHNLNPVVIVADKGLTDGVVEETLRALNDHELIKVKFAIGDRETRQQLVSELISATNSDLIQTIGKIALIFKAADKPNPALSNLLRVQG is encoded by the coding sequence ATGAGCTTGAATGCAGCCAGAAAGAAGCATTTCCGTACCATCGGCCACAACCTGAACCCTGTCGTCATTGTGGCAGACAAGGGGCTGACAGATGGCGTGGTTGAAGAAACATTACGCGCACTGAATGACCATGAACTGATCAAGGTGAAATTCGCCATTGGCGACCGGGAAACCCGCCAGCAACTGGTCAGCGAACTGATCAGCGCGACAAACTCTGATCTCATTCAAACGATTGGCAAAATCGCACTGATTTTCAAAGCCGCCGACAAACCCAATCCGGCACTCTCAAACCTGCTGAGAGTCCAGGGCTAA
- the rpsD gene encoding 30S ribosomal protein S4, protein MARYIGPKCKLSRREGTDLFLKSGVRALESKCKAENAPGQHGQRRGRLSDYGVQLREKQKVRRIYGVLEKQFRNYYKEADRLKGATGSNLLQLLESRLDNVVYRMGFGSTRAEARQLVSHKAVMVNGKTVNIPSYQVKPGDVVAIREKAKNQLRINAALELAAQRGFSIWVEVDASKKEGVFKTLPERSDLAADINESLIVELYSK, encoded by the coding sequence ATGGCTAGATATATAGGTCCTAAGTGCAAACTGTCTCGTCGTGAAGGCACTGATCTCTTCCTGAAGAGTGGTGTTCGTGCGCTCGAGTCAAAGTGCAAGGCAGAAAATGCTCCTGGCCAGCATGGCCAGCGTCGTGGTCGTCTTTCCGACTACGGTGTTCAGCTTCGTGAGAAGCAGAAAGTTCGTCGTATCTACGGTGTACTGGAAAAGCAGTTCCGTAACTACTACAAGGAAGCTGACCGTCTGAAGGGTGCAACCGGTTCAAACCTGTTGCAACTTCTGGAGTCTCGCCTTGATAATGTGGTTTACCGCATGGGATTCGGTTCTACCCGTGCAGAAGCACGCCAGCTGGTCAGCCACAAAGCTGTCATGGTTAATGGCAAGACTGTAAACATCCCGTCTTATCAGGTTAAGCCTGGTGACGTTGTTGCTATCCGTGAAAAGGCAAAGAACCAGCTGCGCATCAATGCAGCGCTTGAACTGGCTGCCCAACGTGGTTTCTCCATCTGGGTAGAAGTGGACGCCAGCAAAAAAGAAGGTGTCTTCAAGACGCTGCCCGAGCGGAGTGATCTGGCGGCCGACATCAACGAGAGCTTGATCGTCGAGCTGTACTCCAAGTAA
- a CDS encoding protein kinase domain-containing protein: MLYPPSIATQPPRQAESVAGKQQHAREVKFVRVLSRAEARMAEELYGQLKVLNHSSDHSCHCSVKFSNYFDRLVGFKRAGQNPLIIQVHDKSNRYLGKGAFGDVYESTHLVRKSGRCWGVPQGQQYNRVMKIQKNTEVARSEINFHSVQPGSLGAGKFDNYQYLDQLRIPGKCLQNYFADKKWPLKDKFDCAVAMLICAKTFVAGGLVHPDLKPSNMMYDEVNKQIFFIDNAHVFDFENPSTPRPQNLVGTPLFIEPDQYQKSEVTDKSMVFSLGIILLNLFSDQPDQYKVAESRSSQGKNVKLNLAEFLPKLRIDSNDFVQQLSGFLTQMVSTISASRPDLDECLGKMTAFSSGYNIIEEAASELKLTKSRVKKLKYELTMIKQSQSLAKRSGITEEEFKQLKEEGAAKEYEMQTKLQEQQIAIKKMEEEQNQKLKKLMQVQQLKLEKQKQETELLEQQTAYYKAAAERARGDVEQTSRILAAQRAEVEEMEGALFSQEKELRRLTEKVAKAEEQNREADTAHNEALAARIEAEQALIEAQNRNSQYKLKLTKVENDQQLATSKLEEFKIKEKKLLAEKASQETKAKELSSKLSKNLKAPLDRLKKVASNRDDIDKADFCRILPGIIEGLPSNSEQIRLLEEIGIFILWNIGATYTHKSNLRPFSLLYPRRQSDFTKTQRMHLEAVSSQAKALAEKMLKGNEESKRLACDFLSKGFVTRVQVTDALTADNGWAESLLASTPGISEYQFTSKDVAKFKKSSLCHYFQDGREGDPGKSKQLAAYMADLENVDEVSAARSLLDMLAAKEPVENFTALENEFLSILTRPDAYTRGAQDTVTWFAEYVCESVVGEKLIRQDIDSPSATKMKHIALLRSAYAEVLKPLIGQKLDSLTVQKLAESRLVNFSPVQYQHELQGFQNDLKYKVTALLESEENIALYKDYLHKKFAAGFSVS; encoded by the coding sequence ATGCTTTACCCACCATCCATTGCAACCCAGCCACCCCGTCAGGCGGAATCAGTAGCTGGCAAGCAACAACATGCCCGGGAGGTTAAGTTCGTTCGGGTATTGTCCCGCGCGGAAGCCAGAATGGCTGAAGAATTATATGGTCAGCTTAAAGTACTTAATCACAGCTCAGATCACTCCTGCCATTGTTCAGTGAAGTTCAGTAATTATTTTGATCGACTGGTTGGTTTTAAAAGGGCTGGACAGAATCCTCTCATTATCCAGGTTCACGATAAAAGCAATAGATATTTAGGCAAAGGTGCTTTTGGAGACGTCTATGAAAGTACTCATTTAGTCCGAAAGTCCGGGAGATGTTGGGGAGTTCCTCAAGGGCAGCAATATAACAGAGTTATGAAGATCCAGAAAAACACTGAAGTTGCCCGGAGTGAAATAAATTTTCATTCGGTTCAGCCCGGATCGTTAGGTGCTGGAAAATTTGATAATTACCAATATCTGGATCAACTACGCATTCCCGGAAAATGTTTGCAAAATTATTTTGCTGATAAAAAATGGCCGCTGAAAGACAAGTTTGACTGTGCTGTGGCTATGTTGATTTGTGCCAAGACTTTCGTGGCTGGGGGGTTAGTTCATCCCGATCTTAAACCGTCCAACATGATGTATGATGAAGTTAATAAACAGATTTTTTTTATTGACAATGCCCATGTATTCGATTTTGAAAATCCATCAACGCCCAGGCCCCAGAATCTAGTGGGGACACCGTTGTTTATTGAGCCTGACCAATACCAGAAATCAGAAGTTACAGATAAGTCGATGGTGTTTTCCCTTGGAATTATTTTGTTGAATCTGTTTTCTGATCAACCTGATCAATATAAAGTTGCAGAGTCTCGGAGTTCTCAGGGCAAGAACGTAAAACTGAATCTGGCGGAATTTCTTCCAAAACTCAGGATAGACAGTAATGATTTCGTCCAGCAGCTGTCCGGTTTCTTAACTCAGATGGTTTCTACAATTAGCGCCTCTCGTCCCGACTTAGACGAGTGCCTGGGGAAAATGACCGCTTTTTCCAGTGGATACAACATCATTGAAGAAGCTGCTAGTGAATTGAAGTTAACCAAAAGTCGCGTTAAAAAATTGAAATATGAACTAACGATGATAAAACAAAGCCAAAGTTTAGCTAAAAGAAGTGGGATAACAGAAGAGGAATTTAAACAACTAAAAGAAGAAGGAGCAGCGAAAGAATATGAAATGCAGACGAAGTTGCAAGAGCAGCAGATTGCAATCAAAAAGATGGAAGAAGAGCAGAACCAAAAATTGAAAAAGTTAATGCAGGTACAACAGCTGAAGTTGGAAAAACAGAAGCAAGAAACCGAATTGCTGGAACAACAAACTGCTTATTATAAAGCTGCGGCAGAACGTGCGCGAGGTGATGTCGAGCAGACATCTCGTATACTGGCAGCGCAGAGAGCAGAAGTAGAAGAGATGGAAGGAGCCCTTTTCAGTCAAGAAAAAGAATTGAGGAGGTTGACAGAAAAGGTTGCCAAGGCAGAGGAGCAGAATCGGGAGGCGGATACAGCGCATAACGAGGCGTTGGCAGCGCGTATAGAGGCTGAGCAGGCGCTCATAGAGGCACAAAATAGAAATTCTCAATATAAACTAAAGCTGACAAAAGTGGAAAATGATCAACAGCTTGCAACGTCTAAATTGGAAGAATTTAAAATCAAAGAGAAAAAACTGCTGGCTGAGAAAGCTTCTCAAGAGACGAAAGCAAAGGAACTTTCGAGTAAGCTGTCTAAAAATCTAAAGGCACCTTTGGATAGGTTGAAAAAGGTAGCAAGTAATCGGGATGATATAGATAAAGCTGATTTTTGTAGGATATTGCCTGGTATTATAGAAGGCCTGCCATCCAATTCTGAGCAGATCAGATTACTGGAAGAGATTGGAATATTTATTCTTTGGAATATTGGAGCCACCTATACCCATAAGTCCAATTTAAGGCCTTTTTCCTTATTATATCCCCGTCGGCAGTCTGATTTCACGAAGACTCAACGAATGCATTTGGAGGCAGTTTCATCCCAGGCTAAAGCGCTGGCAGAAAAAATGTTAAAAGGTAATGAAGAAAGTAAGCGGCTGGCGTGCGATTTTTTAAGCAAAGGTTTTGTTACACGTGTTCAGGTCACAGATGCTTTAACAGCAGACAATGGCTGGGCTGAATCACTGCTGGCCTCCACTCCCGGAATTTCAGAATATCAGTTTACGTCAAAAGATGTGGCAAAGTTTAAGAAATCATCCCTCTGTCATTATTTTCAAGATGGCAGGGAAGGTGACCCCGGTAAAAGCAAACAACTGGCAGCTTATATGGCGGATTTGGAAAACGTGGATGAAGTCAGTGCCGCAAGGAGTTTGCTGGATATGCTCGCAGCTAAAGAACCTGTGGAAAATTTTACTGCTTTAGAGAATGAGTTTTTGTCTATTCTCACCAGACCGGACGCATATACCAGAGGGGCGCAGGACACTGTCACCTGGTTTGCTGAATATGTGTGTGAAAGTGTCGTTGGAGAGAAACTGATTCGTCAGGATATTGATTCGCCATCGGCAACTAAAATGAAGCATATTGCTTTGCTGCGATCTGCTTATGCTGAGGTTTTAAAGCCATTAATAGGGCAGAAACTGGATTCGTTGACCGTTCAAAAATTAGCGGAGAGTCGCCTGGTGAACTTTTCTCCCGTTCAATACCAGCATGAACTTCAAGGTTTTCAAAATGATCTGAAGTATAAAGTGACAGCACTTTTGGAGTCCGAGGAAAATATTGCGCTCTACAAGGATTACTTGCATAAAAAGTTCGCGGCAGGTTTTTCTGTTTCATAG